The Mesorhizobium sp. B1-1-8 genome contains a region encoding:
- a CDS encoding GntR family transcriptional regulator — protein MARSPFPLSPGVAKPEKIATVLEKEIRSGVLGFGDRLQSENELVQRFSVSRNTVRKGLEELSNRGLITTRVGIGSFVTFDGKRVDDSIGWSRALANAGANAETRTLRLEVIEDAELAAKLGINNPAFIAVDRVRSNAADGHAISIERSRMPLSPELEEVPLKGLREGSLHQTLRSAGLVPDHGEEWVDIEMLSGEDAAVLNCPPGTPFLRGRRLTRAADGRPIEYVVSLLNPQHFALHLEF, from the coding sequence ATGGCTCGATCTCCATTTCCCCTGTCGCCTGGCGTTGCGAAGCCGGAGAAGATCGCGACCGTTCTCGAAAAGGAAATTCGCTCCGGCGTTCTGGGCTTTGGCGACCGTCTGCAGAGCGAGAACGAGCTGGTGCAGCGCTTCTCCGTCAGCCGCAACACGGTGCGCAAGGGATTGGAGGAGCTTTCCAATCGCGGCCTCATCACGACCCGCGTCGGCATCGGCTCATTCGTCACCTTCGACGGAAAGAGGGTTGACGATTCTATCGGCTGGTCAAGGGCGTTGGCCAATGCCGGAGCGAACGCCGAGACGCGCACGCTACGACTGGAGGTCATCGAGGATGCTGAATTGGCTGCGAAGCTGGGTATAAACAACCCAGCTTTCATCGCTGTCGACCGCGTGCGCAGCAATGCCGCTGACGGTCATGCAATCTCTATAGAACGCAGCCGCATGCCTCTGTCCCCGGAGTTGGAGGAAGTCCCGCTCAAGGGTCTGCGCGAGGGCTCTCTTCACCAGACACTGCGCAGCGCTGGTCTGGTGCCCGATCACGGCGAGGAGTGGGTCGATATCGAGATGTTGAGCGGTGAGGACGCCGCGGTCCTCAATTGTCCACCGGGCACGCCGTTCCTTCGTGGCCGGCGACTAACGCGGGCCGCCGACGGCCGGCCGATCGAATATGTCGTCAGCCTACTCAATCCCCAGCACTTCGCCCTGCATCTGGAGTTTTGA
- a CDS encoding ADP-ribosylglycohydrolase family protein: MTERNREVVVDRAMGALLGGALGDALGMPTQLLSPIEIRSAYGFVDRFVAPVPDHPVSRGLPAGAITDDTEQTLLLGRILLESRPAFDHRRWVNALLDWERDVKARGSYDLLGPSTKRAIDAINDGIEPEEAGRSGDTNGAAMRIAPVGILMPPGSLDALVAKVDETCRATHNTSIAIAAAAAVAAAVSWGVSGASWREASGHAAEAARRGAALGRWTTGGNIAARIDWARALVRGKPYDEAIALIVDLVGTGVISQESIPAAFAVLEVARGDPWQAAVIAANLGGDTDTIGAIAAGMAGACAGFSTLPGDRIAELKGLDLDEVRRLAGDLVSARLAQGGGKAAV; encoded by the coding sequence ATGACGGAGAGGAACAGGGAGGTGGTGGTTGATCGGGCGATGGGCGCGCTGCTGGGCGGCGCGCTTGGCGATGCTCTGGGCATGCCGACGCAGCTTCTGTCGCCAATCGAGATCAGGTCGGCATATGGCTTTGTCGACAGGTTCGTCGCGCCGGTGCCGGATCATCCGGTCTCGCGCGGCCTGCCGGCAGGCGCCATCACCGACGATACGGAACAGACCCTGTTGCTCGGCCGCATCCTATTGGAATCGCGGCCCGCCTTCGACCATCGCCGCTGGGTGAACGCGCTGCTCGACTGGGAGCGCGACGTCAAGGCTCGCGGCTCCTACGACCTGCTCGGGCCCTCAACCAAGCGCGCCATAGACGCCATCAATGACGGGATCGAGCCCGAGGAAGCCGGGCGCAGCGGCGACACCAACGGAGCGGCGATGCGGATCGCCCCGGTCGGCATCTTAATGCCGCCGGGATCCCTGGATGCATTGGTCGCCAAAGTGGACGAGACATGCCGCGCAACCCACAACACCTCCATTGCCATCGCGGCCGCGGCGGCTGTTGCGGCCGCAGTCAGTTGGGGCGTATCCGGCGCGAGCTGGCGAGAAGCGTCCGGCCATGCTGCCGAGGCGGCCAGGCGTGGTGCGGCTCTCGGGCGTTGGACCACAGGCGGCAACATAGCTGCGCGCATCGACTGGGCGCGGGCGCTTGTGCGTGGCAAGCCGTATGACGAGGCCATAGCGCTGATTGTCGATCTGGTCGGCACCGGCGTCATCAGCCAGGAGTCGATACCCGCCGCTTTCGCGGTTTTGGAAGTAGCCCGGGGCGATCCGTGGCAGGCGGCCGTCATCGCCGCCAACCTCGGCGGCGATACCGACACGATCGGAGCAATCGCTGCTGGCATGGCTGGCGCATGCGCTGGATTTTCCACGCTGCCGGGGGACAGGATTGCCGAGTTGAAGGGTCTCGATCTGGACGAGGTACGCCGGCTCGCCGGCGATCTCGTTTCGGCACGTTTGGCGCAAGGCGGTGGGAAGGCGGCAGTATGA
- a CDS encoding PfkB family carbohydrate kinase: MSGRLVHIGSAVVDYVYRIDALPASGTEKTASSYAQVAGGGFNMMVAASRTGMKVVFAGQLGSGPNGDFLRTAFAEAGIETLTPPSPVMDSGNCVAMISDDAERTFVSWPGAESVLSLDMMAPVMVAPGDWVFTSGYTLSYPGSRDALTDWIEALPAGSRFVFDPTPVISDIPRSILSRVLARVTWLSCNATEAAEIAGPGDVGALAARLLADHCPQAAGVIIRSGAKGCHVRLADGSARTIPGFKVPAIDTNGAGDTHIGAFVSALARDTRPFEAAHYANAAAAISVTRHGGSSAPTEEEIQTFLSHAGGPSTGAPGQTQKAHKTA; encoded by the coding sequence ATGAGCGGGCGTCTCGTCCATATCGGCAGCGCGGTGGTCGATTACGTCTACCGCATCGACGCCTTGCCGGCGTCCGGGACGGAGAAGACTGCTTCGAGCTATGCGCAGGTCGCCGGCGGCGGTTTCAACATGATGGTCGCGGCCAGCCGCACCGGCATGAAGGTGGTATTCGCAGGCCAGCTCGGCAGCGGACCTAACGGCGACTTCCTGCGCACCGCCTTCGCCGAGGCGGGGATCGAAACGCTGACGCCGCCATCGCCTGTCATGGACAGCGGCAATTGCGTCGCCATGATCTCGGACGATGCCGAGCGCACCTTCGTGTCGTGGCCGGGTGCCGAAAGCGTGCTGAGCCTCGACATGATGGCGCCGGTGATGGTTGCGCCGGGGGACTGGGTGTTCACTTCAGGCTATACGCTGAGCTACCCTGGGAGCCGCGACGCCCTGACCGACTGGATCGAGGCGCTTCCGGCCGGATCACGTTTCGTCTTCGACCCGACGCCGGTCATTTCAGACATTCCGCGCTCCATCCTGTCGCGGGTGCTTGCCCGTGTCACCTGGTTGAGCTGCAACGCCACCGAAGCGGCCGAGATTGCCGGTCCGGGCGATGTGGGAGCACTCGCGGCGCGGCTTCTCGCCGACCATTGCCCACAGGCGGCCGGCGTCATCATCCGCTCTGGCGCGAAGGGCTGCCATGTGCGGCTGGCAGACGGCTCCGCCCGGACCATTCCCGGTTTCAAGGTTCCGGCCATCGACACCAACGGCGCCGGCGACACCCATATCGGCGCTTTCGTCAGCGCGTTGGCGCGCGACACGCGCCCCTTCGAGGCGGCGCACTACGCCAATGCGGCGGCGGCCATTTCGGTTACCCGTCACGGCGGTTCATCGGCGCCAACCGAGGAGGAAATACAGACTTTCCTGAGCCATGCGGGCGGTCCTTCGACCGGTGCGCCAGGCCAGACCCAGAAGGCCCACAAGACAGCCTGA